Proteins from one Mycobacterium adipatum genomic window:
- the lexA gene encoding transcriptional repressor LexA: MSDSTETPEARSSLTERQRTILEVIRTSVTSRGYPPSIREIGDAVGLTSTSSVAHQLRTLERKGYLRRDPNRPRAVDVRGSDDVVTPIVTTDVAGSDALPEPTFVPVLGRIAAGGPILAEEAVEEVFPLPRELVGEGSLFLLKVVGESMIDAAICDGDWVVIRQQNVAENGDIVAAMIDGEATVKTFKRTRGQVWLMPHNPAFEPIDGNDAVVLGKVVTVIRKI, from the coding sequence ATGAGCGACAGCACCGAAACCCCTGAGGCACGCTCCAGCCTGACCGAGCGTCAGCGCACCATCCTGGAGGTCATCCGCACCTCCGTGACCAGTCGCGGGTATCCGCCGAGCATCCGTGAGATCGGCGACGCCGTCGGCCTGACCTCCACCTCGTCGGTGGCGCACCAGCTACGCACCCTGGAACGCAAGGGTTACCTCCGCAGGGACCCGAACCGGCCCCGCGCCGTGGACGTGCGCGGTTCCGACGATGTGGTGACCCCCATCGTGACCACCGATGTGGCCGGGTCGGACGCGCTCCCCGAACCGACATTCGTGCCGGTGCTCGGCCGGATCGCCGCGGGTGGCCCCATCCTGGCCGAAGAGGCCGTCGAAGAGGTCTTCCCGCTCCCCCGCGAGCTGGTCGGCGAGGGTTCGCTGTTCCTGCTGAAGGTGGTCGGCGAATCCATGATCGACGCCGCGATCTGCGACGGCGACTGGGTGGTCATCCGCCAGCAGAACGTCGCCGAGAACGGCGATATCGTCGCGGCCATGATCGACGGCGAGGCGACCGTGAAGACCTTCAAGCGAACCCGCGGTCAGGTGTGGCTGATGCCGCACAACCCGGCGTTCGAACCGATCGACGGTAACGACGCGGTGGTGCTCGGCAAGGTCGTCACCGTGATCCGCAAGATCTGA
- a CDS encoding molybdopterin guanine dinucleotide-containing S/N-oxide reductase, which translates to MSRASLAHWGAFTAEVSAGDLTAVRPHAGDDDPSPLLGNLPGSIRHRSRVAGPAIRRGWLDNGPGPSVRRGDDEFVAVSWDELSDLLAGELRRIIAEHGNEAIYGGSYGWASAGRFHHAQSQVHRFLKLIGGYTSSRHSYSLGATGVIMPRVVGTHDDLFKRSTQWEVIVEHTDLLVAFGGLALKNTGINHGGTTAHPARDALRRFRERGGRIVSFSPLRDDVDGDHEWHAPRPGTDVAVMLALAHVLATEDLADRAFLDTYCVGYDRFERYLLGTDDGVPKSPAWAATISGLAGEDITALARRMAAGRTLVTISWSLQRIRHGEQAPWMGLTLAAMLGQIGLPGGGFGHGYGSMNEPGLAPLRFPLPVLPQGHNPVSTFIPVAAVSDMLLHPGREYDYNGRRQTFPDIRLVYWAGGNPFHHHQNIGRLRRALARPDTVVVHDPYWTAMAKHADIVVPSTTAYERDDYSGSRNDPMLMAMPALVEPYAQARDDYTTFAELARRFGVADEFTEGRTARQWLAHLYATWSAGVDFDAPSFDQFWADGQLRLPTEPGLTLLADFRADPHTNRLNTPSGRIEIFSAEIDSFGYDDCLGHPAWFEPTEWLGGERARTYPLHLIANQPASRLHGQLDGGATSQQSKVQGREPIRIHPADAADRGLADGDVARVFNDRGACLAGVVIDDRLRPRVVQLSTGAWFDPLEPGDPDSLCVHGNPNVLTDDIGTSALARGCTGAHVLVQLEKFTQHLPPVRAHEPPVIR; encoded by the coding sequence GTGTCGCGAGCCAGCCTGGCCCACTGGGGCGCTTTCACCGCCGAGGTCAGTGCCGGCGACCTCACGGCCGTGCGCCCGCACGCCGGTGACGACGACCCCTCGCCCCTGCTGGGCAACCTGCCCGGTTCCATCCGGCACCGCTCCCGGGTCGCGGGCCCGGCGATTCGGCGCGGTTGGCTGGACAACGGGCCGGGGCCAAGTGTTCGTCGCGGCGATGACGAGTTCGTGGCGGTGTCCTGGGACGAACTGTCCGATCTGCTCGCCGGCGAACTACGACGGATCATCGCCGAACACGGCAACGAGGCGATCTACGGCGGGTCGTACGGCTGGGCGAGCGCCGGCCGGTTCCATCACGCGCAGAGCCAGGTGCATCGCTTTCTCAAACTCATCGGCGGCTACACCTCCTCGCGGCACTCCTACAGCCTCGGCGCGACCGGGGTGATCATGCCGCGGGTGGTGGGCACTCATGACGATCTGTTCAAACGCTCCACGCAGTGGGAGGTGATCGTCGAACACACCGATCTGCTGGTGGCCTTCGGCGGTCTGGCGCTGAAGAACACCGGGATCAACCACGGTGGCACCACCGCACATCCGGCACGCGACGCGCTGCGCCGGTTCCGGGAGCGGGGCGGGCGCATCGTGTCGTTCTCCCCGCTGCGCGACGATGTCGACGGCGACCACGAATGGCACGCCCCACGACCCGGCACCGATGTGGCCGTCATGCTCGCGCTGGCCCATGTGCTGGCCACCGAGGACCTCGCCGATCGCGCGTTCCTGGACACCTACTGTGTCGGGTACGACCGTTTCGAGCGGTACCTGCTCGGCACCGACGACGGCGTGCCGAAGTCGCCGGCCTGGGCCGCGACGATCAGCGGGCTGGCGGGAGAGGACATCACCGCGCTGGCCCGCCGGATGGCCGCGGGCCGCACCCTGGTGACCATCAGCTGGTCGCTGCAACGCATCCGCCACGGCGAGCAGGCGCCGTGGATGGGCCTGACGCTGGCCGCCATGCTCGGCCAGATCGGCTTGCCCGGAGGCGGTTTCGGGCACGGCTACGGATCGATGAACGAACCGGGGCTGGCACCGCTGCGCTTCCCGTTGCCGGTGCTGCCGCAGGGCCACAATCCGGTCTCGACGTTCATTCCGGTGGCCGCCGTCAGCGATATGCTGCTGCACCCCGGCCGGGAGTACGACTACAACGGCCGGCGCCAGACGTTCCCGGATATCCGCCTGGTCTACTGGGCCGGGGGAAATCCGTTCCACCACCACCAGAACATCGGCCGGTTACGCCGCGCGCTGGCCCGGCCGGACACCGTCGTCGTGCACGACCCGTACTGGACGGCGATGGCCAAGCACGCCGATATCGTGGTTCCCTCCACCACCGCCTATGAACGCGACGACTACTCCGGCTCCCGCAATGACCCGATGCTGATGGCGATGCCGGCACTGGTCGAGCCCTACGCACAGGCGCGCGACGACTACACCACCTTCGCCGAACTCGCGCGGCGCTTCGGCGTCGCCGACGAGTTCACCGAGGGCCGCACCGCCCGGCAATGGCTGGCGCACCTGTATGCCACGTGGTCGGCCGGTGTGGACTTCGATGCGCCGTCCTTCGACCAATTCTGGGCCGACGGGCAGCTACGGCTGCCGACCGAGCCCGGGCTGACCCTGCTGGCCGATTTCCGCGCCGACCCGCACACCAACCGGCTGAACACTCCGAGCGGCCGCATCGAGATCTTCTCCGCCGAGATCGACAGCTTCGGGTACGACGATTGCCTGGGCCACCCGGCCTGGTTCGAGCCCACCGAGTGGCTGGGCGGTGAGCGCGCGCGGACCTACCCGCTGCACCTGATCGCCAACCAGCCCGCCAGCCGGCTGCACGGCCAGCTCGACGGTGGCGCCACCAGCCAGCAGTCGAAAGTACAAGGCCGCGAACCCATCCGGATCCATCCGGCGGACGCGGCCGACCGTGGCCTGGCCGACGGGGACGTGGCGCGGGTGTTCAACGACCGCGGCGCCTGCCTGGCCGGCGTGGTGATCGACGACCGGCTGCGCCCGCGGGTGGTGCAGTTGTCCACCGGCGCCTGGTTCGATCCGCTCGAGCCGGGCGACCCGGATTCGCTGTGCGTGCACGGCAACCCGAATGTGCTGACCGACGACATCGGCACCTCGGCGCTGGCCCGTGGCTGCACCGGCGCCCATGTGCTGGTGCAGCTGGAGAAGTTCACCCAACACCTGCCACCGGTGCGGGCGCATGAGCCGCCGGTGATCCGCTAA
- a CDS encoding LGFP repeat-containing protein produces the protein MTRQRSRLSRIAGRLAVGLVSAGLFASVLMAPPAVATPESDADAAITAAWETGGGETGPLGPKDGGVYPAGDGFGQNFASGKIFFTPDTGAHIVSGAILEKYESLGGPADSDLGFPTIDEGPGRAANSRNSTFSAPDKPVIFWTPDTGARVVRGAINQAWDALGGSAGALGVPSEDETTNGDVVTQKFTGGEISWNRKTKAFTTVPPELAGQLGAIEVPSDATSAIAAARRAAGGALGPLGAEEGAQYAIGADGVGQNYAGGKIFYSPDTGANVVTGQVLAKYESVGGPTGDLGFPTTSEADGGLTPQSRVVEFAAEDQPVIFWTPDFGAVIVRGAMNAAWQKLGGATGELGAPKADQTENGDIVSQQFNGGSISWDRAAKKFSTEPAGLQSQLAGLEVPGADAPQAPADGPQADGDSGKGASWFSWWWLLGLIPLLGVLALIGVAVLRNRRPRDGDHFGDGHFDDGHHDGEDPYERGYSGGYGDRYESGYPSRPEPAPYTPQSPWASAPPAESGTEDGDDYSGDDYADEYDSDEYDGDGYDGDGYDADDHDGEPAAERDVDADDLEELDAEQDAVLSFDDDPDAVDTAPTRIESPTAVIAPPQTAYEPDFPSGRHAAIQDDEPEDAGWTSMRLATGDRYRAPEGYPIKADTKTGLYWAPGSPGYRDTEAEIWFASEEFARTNGFVRAD, from the coding sequence ATGACCAGGCAGCGATCCCGGCTTAGCAGGATTGCCGGGCGGCTTGCGGTAGGGCTCGTGAGCGCCGGATTGTTCGCGTCGGTGTTGATGGCGCCGCCGGCCGTCGCCACGCCGGAAAGTGATGCCGACGCGGCGATCACCGCGGCCTGGGAGACCGGCGGCGGTGAGACCGGTCCGCTGGGCCCCAAGGACGGTGGCGTCTACCCGGCCGGTGACGGTTTCGGGCAGAACTTTGCCTCGGGCAAGATCTTCTTCACCCCCGATACCGGCGCGCATATCGTCTCCGGCGCGATCCTGGAGAAGTACGAGTCGCTCGGCGGTCCTGCCGACAGTGACCTGGGCTTCCCGACCATCGACGAGGGCCCCGGCCGGGCGGCCAACAGTCGCAACTCCACCTTCAGCGCGCCGGACAAGCCGGTCATCTTCTGGACGCCGGACACCGGTGCGCGGGTCGTGCGCGGCGCCATCAACCAGGCCTGGGATGCGCTCGGGGGTTCGGCCGGAGCGCTCGGCGTACCCAGCGAGGATGAGACCACCAATGGCGATGTCGTCACCCAGAAGTTCACCGGCGGTGAGATCTCGTGGAACCGCAAGACCAAGGCCTTCACCACGGTGCCGCCTGAGCTGGCAGGTCAGCTCGGGGCCATCGAGGTCCCCTCGGACGCCACCTCTGCCATCGCCGCCGCCCGCCGTGCCGCCGGCGGCGCACTCGGGCCGCTGGGCGCCGAGGAGGGCGCGCAGTACGCGATCGGCGCCGACGGCGTGGGGCAGAACTACGCCGGCGGCAAGATCTTCTACAGCCCCGACACCGGCGCCAACGTGGTCACCGGACAGGTGCTGGCCAAGTACGAGAGTGTCGGCGGGCCGACCGGCGATCTGGGGTTCCCCACCACCAGCGAGGCCGATGGCGGACTGACCCCGCAGAGTCGGGTGGTCGAGTTCGCCGCGGAGGACCAGCCCGTCATCTTCTGGACACCCGATTTCGGCGCCGTCATCGTGCGTGGCGCGATGAACGCCGCATGGCAGAAGCTGGGTGGCGCCACCGGTGAGCTCGGGGCGCCGAAGGCCGACCAGACCGAGAACGGCGATATCGTCAGCCAGCAGTTCAACGGTGGTTCGATCTCGTGGGACCGGGCGGCCAAGAAGTTCAGCACCGAGCCCGCCGGTCTGCAGTCTCAGCTCGCCGGACTCGAGGTGCCGGGCGCGGACGCGCCGCAGGCCCCGGCGGACGGGCCGCAGGCCGACGGCGATTCCGGCAAGGGCGCCAGCTGGTTCTCCTGGTGGTGGCTGCTCGGCCTGATCCCGCTGCTCGGTGTGCTCGCGCTGATCGGCGTCGCGGTCCTGCGTAACCGCCGTCCCCGCGACGGTGACCACTTCGGTGACGGCCACTTCGACGACGGTCACCACGACGGTGAGGATCCCTACGAACGCGGCTACAGCGGCGGATACGGGGACCGCTACGAATCCGGGTACCCCAGCCGCCCGGAACCGGCTCCCTACACCCCGCAGAGCCCGTGGGCGTCGGCGCCGCCGGCCGAATCCGGCACCGAGGACGGTGACGACTACAGCGGTGACGACTACGCCGACGAGTACGACAGCGACGAGTACGACGGCGACGGATACGACGGCGACGGATACGACGCCGACGACCACGACGGCGAACCCGCCGCGGAGCGCGATGTCGACGCCGACGATCTCGAAGAGCTCGACGCCGAGCAGGATGCGGTGCTGAGTTTCGACGACGACCCGGACGCCGTGGACACCGCGCCGACGCGGATCGAGTCACCCACCGCGGTGATCGCGCCGCCGCAGACCGCGTACGAACCGGATTTCCCGAGTGGGCGTCACGCCGCGATACAGGACGACGAGCCCGAGGACGCCGGATGGACCTCGATGCGGCTGGCCACCGGTGACCGCTACCGGGCGCCGGAGGGCTACCCGATCAAGGCGGACACCAAGACCGGTTTGTACTGGGCTCCGGGGAGCCCGGGCTACCGCGACACCGAGGCCGAGATCTGGTTCGCCAGTGAGGAATTCGCCCGGACGAACGGATTCGTCCGGGCGGACTGA
- a CDS encoding TetR/AcrR family transcriptional regulator, whose protein sequence is MTDMPGYKQARRSQIVAAAQALLKAQDYDHIQMRDVADAADVALGTLYRYFSSKEHVYAAVLMDWAQPVFAPAVADTGPAERRVREKVRGIIATFERRPGFFKVCMLLQNTADANAAALMEDFAAIALRALSADFASLGDQESADTAIMLWGIVNTMLSGALLHGKPIADAYRVVDAFVDLVAPRLSPG, encoded by the coding sequence ATGACCGACATGCCCGGCTACAAACAGGCCCGCCGGTCGCAGATCGTGGCCGCCGCGCAGGCTCTGCTGAAGGCGCAGGACTACGACCACATCCAGATGCGTGATGTCGCCGACGCGGCCGATGTCGCGTTGGGCACGCTGTACCGCTACTTCAGCTCCAAGGAGCATGTCTACGCCGCGGTGCTGATGGACTGGGCGCAGCCAGTATTCGCGCCCGCAGTCGCCGACACCGGCCCGGCGGAGCGGCGGGTGCGGGAGAAGGTCCGCGGCATCATCGCCACCTTCGAGCGTCGTCCCGGCTTCTTCAAGGTCTGCATGCTGTTGCAGAACACCGCCGATGCCAATGCGGCCGCCCTGATGGAGGACTTCGCCGCGATCGCCCTGCGGGCCCTGTCCGCGGATTTCGCCTCACTGGGCGACCAGGAATCCGCGGACACCGCGATCATGCTGTGGGGCATCGTCAACACCATGCTCTCCGGCGCGCTTCTGCACGGCAAACCGATCGCCGACGCGTACCGGGTCGTCGACGCCTTCGTCGACCTCGTCGCACCGCGATTGTCCCCGGGTTAG
- the nrdR gene encoding transcriptional regulator NrdR — protein sequence MHCPFCRHPDSRVVDSRETDEGQAIRRRRSCPECGRRFTTVETAVLAVVKRSGVTEPFSREKVIKGVRRACQGRQVDDDALNLLAQQVEDAVRAAGSPEIASHDVGLAILGPLRDLDEVAYLRFASVYRSFTSADDFEREIEALRAHRVSTSG from the coding sequence ATGCACTGTCCGTTCTGTCGTCACCCGGACTCACGTGTCGTCGACTCCCGGGAAACCGATGAGGGTCAGGCCATCAGGCGTCGCCGGTCCTGCCCGGAATGCGGCCGTCGATTCACCACGGTCGAGACCGCGGTGCTCGCGGTCGTCAAGCGCAGCGGGGTGACCGAACCGTTCAGCAGGGAGAAGGTCATCAAGGGTGTGCGCCGGGCATGCCAGGGCCGACAGGTCGACGATGATGCGCTCAACCTGTTGGCACAACAGGTCGAGGACGCCGTGCGGGCCGCGGGTTCGCCCGAGATTGCGAGCCACGACGTGGGACTCGCGATCCTCGGCCCGCTCCGCGATCTCGATGAGGTCGCCTATCTGAGGTTCGCCTCGGTGTACCGGTCCTTCACCTCGGCCGACGATTTCGAACGGGAGATCGAGGCGCTGCGCGCCCACCGTGTCTCCACCTCCGGCTGA
- a CDS encoding acyl-CoA dehydrogenase family protein — translation MGVVKYDRTLFEPEHDLFRESYRAFLERHAAPFREEWEKAKIVDREVWREAGKQGFLGMAVPEEFGGGGNPDFRYNVVITEETAAGHHSGLGFTLQNDVIAPYLIELATEEQKRRWLPGFCSGEVITAIAMTEPGTGSDLQGIKTRAVRDGDHYILNGSKTFITNGIHADLVIVVACTDPEKGAQGFSLLVVERGMAGFERGRHLDKIGLDAQDTAELSFTDVQVPVENLLGQEGMGFLYLMQNLPQERISIAVMAAAAMESALEQTLQYTKERKAFGKPIGSFQNNRFVLAELATEATAIRIMVDEFIRLHLDRKLTVDQAAMAKWYSTEAQVRLVDRCLQLHGGYGYMREYPIARAFLDSRIQTIYGGTTEIMKEIIGRGLGV, via the coding sequence ATGGGCGTCGTCAAATACGACCGCACCCTGTTCGAGCCCGAGCACGATCTGTTCCGCGAGTCCTACCGCGCCTTCCTGGAGCGCCATGCGGCACCGTTCCGGGAGGAGTGGGAGAAGGCCAAGATCGTCGACCGCGAGGTCTGGCGTGAAGCCGGTAAGCAGGGCTTTCTGGGCATGGCCGTTCCGGAGGAGTTCGGCGGCGGCGGCAACCCGGACTTCCGCTACAACGTCGTCATCACCGAGGAGACCGCCGCGGGCCACCACAGCGGACTGGGTTTCACCCTGCAGAACGATGTCATCGCGCCGTACCTGATCGAACTGGCCACCGAGGAGCAGAAGCGGCGCTGGCTGCCCGGATTCTGCAGCGGCGAAGTGATCACGGCGATCGCAATGACCGAACCCGGTACCGGCAGCGATCTGCAGGGCATCAAGACCCGCGCCGTCCGCGACGGCGACCACTACATCCTCAACGGGTCCAAGACGTTCATCACCAACGGCATTCACGCCGATCTGGTGATCGTGGTGGCCTGCACCGACCCGGAGAAGGGCGCGCAGGGCTTCTCCCTGCTGGTGGTCGAGCGCGGGATGGCGGGCTTCGAGCGGGGACGCCACCTCGACAAGATCGGCCTCGATGCCCAGGACACCGCCGAACTGTCCTTCACCGATGTGCAGGTTCCGGTGGAGAACCTGCTCGGCCAGGAGGGCATGGGCTTCCTCTATCTGATGCAGAACCTGCCCCAGGAACGCATCAGCATCGCCGTGATGGCCGCCGCGGCGATGGAGTCCGCGCTCGAGCAGACCCTGCAGTACACCAAGGAGCGCAAGGCGTTCGGCAAGCCGATCGGCAGCTTCCAGAACAACCGGTTCGTGCTGGCCGAACTGGCCACCGAGGCGACCGCGATCCGCATCATGGTCGACGAGTTCATCCGGTTGCACCTGGACCGCAAGCTCACCGTCGATCAGGCGGCGATGGCCAAGTGGTACAGCACCGAGGCGCAGGTGCGTTTGGTGGACCGCTGCCTGCAGTTGCACGGCGGCTACGGCTACATGCGTGAATACCCGATCGCGCGGGCATTCCTGGACTCCAGGATCCAGACGATCTACGGCGGAACCACCGAGATCATGAAGGAGATCATCGGCCGCGGCCTGGGGGTGTGA
- a CDS encoding PhzF family phenazine biosynthesis protein, producing MAVDVAVLRVFTDARGEFGNPLGVIDAATVDPADRQRVATELGYSETVFVDLPEPGAASAHMRIFTPVAELPFAGHPTVGTAWWLKQRGTPVRTLHVPAGLVQVEYLPEADGEWTVISARSDWAPDMAIYHLESVEQVLAADTADYTDDVEHYLWAWTDECRGALRSRMFAPHLGIAEDEATGAAAVRMTDHLSRDLLITQGRGSEIRTWWDPAGWVKIAGRVVADAGVRLD from the coding sequence ATGGCCGTCGATGTTGCAGTCCTGCGAGTGTTCACCGATGCACGGGGCGAGTTCGGCAATCCCCTCGGCGTGATCGATGCGGCGACCGTGGATCCGGCCGACCGCCAACGCGTGGCCACCGAATTGGGTTACAGCGAAACGGTGTTCGTCGATCTTCCGGAGCCGGGAGCGGCGAGCGCACACATGCGGATCTTCACTCCGGTCGCCGAACTACCGTTCGCCGGGCACCCGACGGTGGGCACCGCGTGGTGGCTCAAGCAGCGCGGCACACCGGTGCGGACGCTGCACGTCCCGGCGGGTCTGGTGCAGGTGGAGTATCTGCCGGAAGCCGACGGCGAGTGGACCGTGATCAGCGCCCGATCGGACTGGGCACCCGATATGGCCATCTACCACCTGGAGTCGGTCGAGCAGGTGCTGGCCGCCGACACCGCCGATTACACCGACGACGTCGAGCATTACCTCTGGGCGTGGACGGACGAGTGCCGGGGCGCTCTGCGGTCCCGGATGTTTGCGCCGCACCTCGGCATCGCCGAGGACGAGGCGACCGGCGCGGCGGCGGTACGGATGACCGACCACCTGAGCCGAGATCTGCTCATCACCCAAGGCAGAGGCTCCGAGATTCGTACGTGGTGGGACCCGGCGGGTTGGGTCAAGATCGCGGGCCGGGTGGTAGCCGACGCCGGCGTCCGACTGGATTGA
- a CDS encoding LysM peptidoglycan-binding domain-containing protein: protein MTILEARPDTRHSAYAPARSPRPAMAAEVWPLPRDVVVRRRRVPSSRRPGGAPLGHRGSGVLMSRASHRRRPITPAATVLLALLAGAITLWLGLVAQLGGPTEEPVQLPTRLSVVYVQDGETLQHIAHRVAPDAPAGQIVERIRELNKLETGTVQAGQTLIAPIG from the coding sequence ATGACGATTCTCGAAGCTCGCCCGGACACTCGGCACAGTGCGTACGCCCCGGCTCGGTCGCCGCGGCCCGCAATGGCCGCCGAGGTGTGGCCCCTGCCCCGCGACGTCGTCGTGCGCCGGCGTCGTGTCCCATCCTCGCGCCGCCCCGGTGGTGCACCCCTGGGCCACCGCGGCAGCGGGGTGCTGATGTCCCGCGCCTCGCACCGGCGCCGGCCGATCACACCGGCCGCCACGGTGCTGCTGGCCCTGCTGGCCGGCGCAATCACCCTGTGGCTCGGGCTCGTCGCCCAGCTGGGCGGTCCCACCGAAGAGCCCGTCCAGCTGCCCACCCGCCTGTCGGTGGTGTACGTGCAGGACGGTGAGACGCTGCAGCACATCGCCCACCGGGTGGCCCCGGATGCGCCCGCGGGCCAGATCGTCGAGCGCATCCGCGAGCTCAACAAGCTCGAAACAGGCACGGTGCAGGCCGGGCAGACGCTCATCGCACCGATCGGCTGA